From the Senegalimassilia faecalis genome, one window contains:
- a CDS encoding 4Fe-4S dicluster domain-containing protein, with translation MKVRPTEASHIAADGTIQIDKSKCIGCQFYVMACPYNVRYLNEDERVVEKCTLCTQKTAQGELPQCVAQCGGRACFFGDLDEGIDNFECPANPTKQGKGVSYDDVPNARQKYSDIAKPYDASDMQHLPNVGNNPKFL, from the coding sequence GTGAAGGTGCGTCCCACCGAAGCTTCGCACATCGCAGCCGACGGTACCATCCAAATTGACAAGTCGAAGTGCATCGGCTGCCAGTTCTACGTCATGGCCTGCCCTTATAACGTGCGCTACCTCAACGAGGATGAACGCGTTGTCGAGAAATGCACGCTCTGCACGCAGAAAACCGCCCAGGGTGAGCTTCCCCAATGCGTCGCGCAATGCGGCGGGCGAGCCTGCTTCTTCGGCGACCTGGACGAAGGCATCGACAACTTCGAATGCCCCGCGAACCCTACGAAGCAGGGCAAAGGCGTTTCGTACGACGACGTGCCCAACGCGCGCCAGAAATACAGCGACATCGCCAAGCCCTACGACGCTTCCGATATGCAACACCTGCCGAACGTGGGCAACAACCCGAAGTTCCTCTAA
- a CDS encoding dimethyl sulfoxide reductase anchor subunit family protein, protein MELQWPLILFTTFISASAGLFAAQGCYALAGEGRKAQLPALITSVVIMAIGGIAVFFHLTHPDRLFNGFGHITSGITQELIAIVSTFVVMAIFFVYLRRSEENPPKWLAWIAVLVSLVLVVVMGHSYMMPARPTWDSVLQPLSLIGSGFAMGIGIFAALDAMRSQSAATCSGILALASSGLGALTTICYAIAMSTRENTFVSMGYRYDPTRPTHALVDAANYSAFSGGSLSLTIAAIVLALAAFACAFWGKKSTKWSIAGRLIVVCSCASAILLHMVFYTTGGSVFAF, encoded by the coding sequence ATGGAATTGCAGTGGCCCCTCATTCTGTTCACCACGTTCATTTCCGCAAGTGCCGGGCTTTTCGCCGCTCAAGGTTGCTACGCGCTTGCCGGTGAAGGCCGCAAGGCTCAGCTGCCGGCGCTTATCACCAGCGTCGTCATCATGGCCATCGGTGGCATCGCGGTGTTTTTCCACCTCACGCACCCCGACCGGCTGTTCAACGGGTTCGGCCATATCACCAGCGGTATCACGCAAGAGCTCATCGCCATTGTCTCAACGTTTGTGGTGATGGCCATCTTCTTCGTGTACCTACGGCGCAGCGAGGAAAACCCGCCGAAATGGCTTGCTTGGATTGCTGTTCTTGTTTCCCTGGTGCTGGTTGTTGTCATGGGACATTCGTACATGATGCCCGCACGCCCCACTTGGGACAGCGTGCTGCAGCCGCTTTCGCTTATCGGTAGCGGCTTCGCCATGGGCATCGGCATCTTTGCCGCACTTGACGCAATGCGCTCGCAATCTGCTGCAACGTGCAGCGGTATCCTCGCACTTGCTTCAAGCGGACTTGGCGCTCTTACCACCATTTGCTATGCAATCGCTATGTCTACCCGCGAAAACACGTTCGTCTCCATGGGGTATCGCTACGATCCAACCCGCCCGACGCACGCGCTCGTCGATGCCGCCAACTATTCGGCATTCTCCGGCGGGTCGCTGTCGTTGACAATAGCCGCAATCGTACTCGCCCTCGCAGCATTCGCCTGCGCATTCTGGGGCAAGAAATCCACGAAATGGAGCATTGCCGGCCGGCTCATCGTAGTCTGCTCGTGCGCAAGCGCCATCCTGCTTCACATGGTCTTCTACACCACCGGCGGCAGCGTCTTCGCCTTCTAG
- a CDS encoding molybdopterin-binding domain-containing protein, protein MVYDQAKAAAGKTGNDALSYLDADTTQWEGENKVPPMLDQCEYLEEYGGHRPPTSTFDSIGPALTGSFQVTLKDSSTHTVRPVWSYLLDSVKECTCEWAANITGVNAELIREACLAWATRPEGQRWGNGGIHFQLATDQVGDVVQRIRTLLHLCHLTGNVDTPAGNRGPTRAPSLGAEGAGPLGPYWEVTDMTNGCPITTSERRRNAPCPITRS, encoded by the coding sequence ATGGTATACGACCAGGCGAAAGCCGCTGCAGGCAAAACCGGCAACGACGCGCTGTCCTACCTTGACGCCGACACCACCCAATGGGAAGGCGAAAACAAGGTGCCGCCCATGCTCGACCAGTGCGAATACCTGGAAGAATACGGCGGCCACCGGCCTCCCACCTCAACATTCGACTCCATCGGCCCGGCACTTACCGGCTCGTTCCAGGTAACGCTGAAAGACAGCTCCACCCACACCGTCCGCCCCGTGTGGTCCTACCTGCTCGATTCCGTGAAGGAATGCACGTGCGAATGGGCGGCCAACATCACCGGCGTTAACGCGGAGCTTATCCGCGAGGCGTGCCTGGCTTGGGCCACGCGCCCCGAAGGCCAGCGCTGGGGCAACGGAGGCATCCATTTCCAGCTTGCAACCGACCAGGTTGGCGACGTGGTGCAGCGCATCCGCACGCTGCTGCACCTGTGCCACCTCACCGGCAACGTCGACACGCCCGCCGGCAACCGCGGCCCCACCCGCGCCCCGTCGCTGGGCGCAGAAGGCGCCGGCCCGCTTGGCCCTTACTGGGAAGTCACCGACATGACGAATGGCTGCCCGATTACGACATCAGAAAGGAGGCGTAACGCACCGTGTCCCATTACTCGATCATGA
- a CDS encoding 4Fe-4S dicluster domain-containing protein → MSHYSIMTDLNRCVGCLSCSVACKTVNNVPIGSFWIKVLRVGPNKCGDYQGKRPNNETYFLPMQCRIAKTPNA, encoded by the coding sequence GTGTCCCATTACTCGATCATGACCGACCTCAACCGCTGCGTCGGTTGCCTATCCTGCTCGGTGGCATGCAAAACCGTGAACAACGTGCCTATCGGCAGCTTCTGGATCAAGGTGCTGCGCGTCGGCCCGAATAAATGTGGCGATTACCAGGGAAAACGCCCGAATAACGAAACGTATTTCCTGCCCATGCAATGCCGCATTGCAAAGACCCCGAATGCGTGA
- the acnA gene encoding aconitate hydratase AcnA gives MKNEKFAATLSVGDAAYTYYPIEQIAGSEKLPYALKVLLENVLRNAETPEAAADLAKRVIEAGCAGEVGSEVEFSPARVLFQDFTGVPVFVDFAVMREACASLGGDPAKINPQIPCDLVIDHSVIADVAGCSCAMEKNMELEFQRNGERYNFLKWAQESFENVRIVPPGAGICHQLNIEQFARVAMTSEAAGVKTPAGENPTVYFDTLVGTDSHTPTANGIGVLGWGVGGIEAEAAALGQPITTLVPKVVGVRLTGKLAEGVAAMDVALTFAKMLREKGVVGCFVECFGPGLDSLNATQRTCISNMTPEYGSTCTLFPVDEQTLAYLRLTGRSEEQVALVEQYAKVQGFWNDPAAPERVYADVLELDLGSVKRSIAGPSRPHDRIWLDEAQERFRGICADRGLDLGKKVTVDVNGQACELGHGALAIAAVTSCTTATDPSMMLTAGLVAKKAAEAGLAPKPWVKCILAPGSRATELLLERAGLLDGLRQLGFYTCGFGCMSCIGNSGPVLPQLHDIADDLELASVLSGNRNFEGRISPDVSQNYLGAPATVIAYSLAGTMDVDLTTAELGKRADGTPVHLADIWPTNEEVAELLAKFATQELYEEGSRGLYDGDAAWQQLGSEPSDTFAWDADSTYVRRAPYFDGMGAEPEPAAPIADARALAFLGDFITTDHISPAGSIAPDSPAAKYLEERGVAPADFNTYGARRGNHEVMMRGTFANVKLANKLAEGKKGGWTRDFLNGQVTPLFDAAMDYEQAGVPLVVVAGKMYGSGSSRDWAAKGPMLLGIRAAFAESFERIHRSNLIGMGVMPLQFAEGESAESLGLDGSEQYTVGAVDFSHGLPEPRVVDVTAKKADGSAVAFKATVRVDTPTEGKYFENGGILQYVLRQLAK, from the coding sequence ATGAAGAACGAGAAGTTCGCCGCTACCCTTTCCGTGGGGGATGCCGCGTACACGTATTATCCGATCGAGCAGATTGCCGGCTCTGAGAAGCTGCCGTATGCGCTGAAGGTGCTGCTAGAGAACGTGCTGCGCAACGCTGAAACGCCGGAAGCGGCTGCTGACCTGGCGAAACGCGTGATTGAAGCCGGTTGTGCCGGCGAAGTTGGCAGCGAGGTGGAGTTCAGCCCCGCGCGCGTGCTGTTCCAGGACTTCACGGGCGTGCCGGTGTTCGTGGACTTCGCCGTTATGCGCGAGGCATGCGCGAGCCTGGGCGGCGACCCTGCGAAGATCAATCCGCAAATCCCGTGCGATTTGGTTATTGACCACTCCGTTATCGCCGATGTGGCGGGTTGCTCGTGCGCCATGGAGAAGAACATGGAGCTGGAGTTTCAGCGCAACGGCGAGCGCTACAACTTCCTGAAGTGGGCGCAAGAGTCGTTCGAGAACGTGCGCATTGTGCCGCCAGGAGCGGGCATCTGCCATCAGCTGAACATCGAGCAGTTCGCGCGCGTGGCCATGACGTCGGAAGCTGCTGGCGTGAAAACGCCTGCGGGCGAGAACCCCACCGTGTACTTCGATACGCTGGTGGGCACGGACAGCCACACGCCTACGGCCAACGGCATCGGCGTGCTGGGCTGGGGCGTCGGTGGCATCGAGGCCGAGGCCGCGGCGCTGGGCCAGCCGATCACCACGCTGGTGCCGAAGGTGGTGGGCGTGCGCCTGACCGGCAAGCTTGCCGAAGGCGTGGCCGCCATGGACGTGGCGCTGACGTTCGCGAAGATGCTGCGCGAGAAGGGCGTGGTCGGCTGCTTCGTCGAGTGCTTCGGCCCCGGCCTTGACAGCTTGAACGCTACGCAGCGCACGTGCATCTCGAACATGACGCCGGAATACGGCAGCACGTGCACGCTGTTCCCCGTTGACGAGCAGACGCTGGCGTATCTGCGCCTGACCGGCCGCAGCGAAGAGCAGGTGGCGCTGGTCGAGCAGTACGCGAAGGTGCAGGGCTTCTGGAACGACCCGGCCGCGCCCGAGCGCGTGTACGCCGACGTGCTGGAGCTTGACCTGGGCAGCGTGAAGCGCAGCATTGCCGGCCCGTCGCGCCCGCACGACCGCATTTGGCTTGACGAGGCGCAGGAGCGTTTCCGCGGCATTTGCGCCGATCGCGGCCTTGACCTGGGCAAGAAGGTTACCGTTGACGTAAACGGCCAGGCGTGCGAGCTGGGCCACGGCGCGCTGGCCATTGCCGCGGTGACCAGCTGCACCACGGCAACGGACCCGTCCATGATGCTGACGGCGGGTTTGGTGGCGAAGAAGGCAGCCGAAGCGGGCCTTGCCCCCAAGCCGTGGGTGAAGTGCATCCTGGCGCCGGGCAGCCGTGCCACCGAGCTTCTGCTTGAGCGCGCCGGGCTGCTTGACGGCCTGCGTCAACTGGGCTTTTACACGTGCGGCTTCGGTTGCATGAGCTGCATCGGCAACTCCGGCCCCGTGCTGCCGCAGCTGCACGACATTGCCGACGACCTGGAACTTGCCAGCGTGCTTTCGGGCAACCGCAACTTCGAGGGCCGCATTTCCCCCGATGTGTCGCAGAATTACCTGGGCGCGCCGGCAACGGTTATCGCATATTCGCTGGCGGGCACCATGGACGTTGACCTGACCACCGCCGAGCTGGGCAAACGTGCCGATGGCACGCCGGTGCACCTGGCCGACATCTGGCCGACGAACGAGGAAGTTGCTGAGCTTCTGGCGAAGTTCGCCACGCAGGAGCTGTACGAGGAAGGCTCGCGCGGCCTGTACGACGGCGACGCGGCGTGGCAGCAGCTGGGCAGCGAGCCGTCCGACACGTTCGCGTGGGATGCGGACTCCACGTACGTGCGCCGTGCGCCGTACTTCGACGGCATGGGCGCCGAGCCTGAGCCGGCGGCGCCGATTGCCGACGCCCGCGCGCTGGCATTCCTGGGCGACTTCATCACCACCGACCACATCTCGCCGGCTGGCAGCATCGCGCCCGATTCCCCGGCGGCGAAGTACCTGGAGGAGCGTGGCGTGGCGCCTGCCGACTTCAACACGTACGGCGCGCGCCGCGGCAACCACGAGGTGATGATGCGCGGCACGTTCGCCAACGTGAAGCTGGCGAACAAGCTGGCGGAGGGCAAGAAGGGCGGCTGGACGCGCGACTTCCTGAACGGCCAGGTCACGCCCCTGTTCGATGCGGCTATGGATTACGAGCAGGCCGGCGTGCCCCTGGTGGTGGTTGCCGGCAAGATGTACGGCAGCGGCAGCTCGCGCGACTGGGCGGCGAAGGGCCCGATGCTTCTGGGCATTCGCGCGGCGTTCGCCGAAAGCTTCGAGCGCATCCATCGCTCGAACCTCATTGGCATGGGCGTCATGCCGCTGCAGTTCGCGGAAGGCGAAAGCGCCGAAAGCCTGGGGCTTGACGGCTCCGAGCAGTACACGGTGGGCGCCGTGGACTTCTCGCACGGCCTGCCCGAGCCGCGCGTGGTGGACGTGACGGCGAAGAAGGCCGACGGGTCTGCGGTGGCGTTCAAGGCAACGGTGCGCGTGGACACGCCGACGGAGGGCAAGTACTTCGAGAACGGCGGCATCCTGCAGTACGTGCTGCGCCAGCTGGCAAAATAG
- the glf gene encoding UDP-galactopyranose mutase, with translation MKQSHYDYLVVGAGISSAVFVHEAAKLGKSCLIIDRRDHIAGNIYTEEVEGINVHRYGAHIFHTSLRPVWDYVNQFAEFNNYVNSPVAVYKDELYNLPFNMNTFSKMWGIRTPAEAVEIIERQKAEAAELIGNGEPANLEEQALSLIGRDVYVKLVKGYTEKQWGRSCTELPADIIKRLPVRLTYDNNYFNDRWQGVPMGGYTTMVRRMFGDAEIQLSTEYREFKEQNPDIADRTIYCGPIDEYFDFKLGTLEYRSLRFETETVECENWQGNAVVNYTEREVPYTRIIEHKHFEKQESPVSVITREYPADWKPGDEPYYPINDERNSKLYAEYEQLAKQEGNVVFAGRLGGYKYYDMDKAIDAAFDLVKDELGIDLRA, from the coding sequence ATGAAGCAGTCCCATTATGATTATCTGGTTGTCGGCGCGGGCATTTCTTCCGCTGTGTTTGTTCATGAAGCTGCTAAGCTCGGTAAGTCTTGCCTTATCATTGATCGTCGCGACCATATCGCGGGTAACATTTACACGGAAGAGGTTGAGGGTATCAATGTGCATCGTTATGGTGCGCACATCTTCCATACCTCGCTTCGTCCTGTTTGGGATTATGTGAACCAATTCGCTGAGTTTAATAACTACGTGAACAGCCCCGTGGCTGTGTACAAGGATGAGCTCTACAACTTGCCCTTCAATATGAATACGTTTTCGAAGATGTGGGGCATCCGGACTCCTGCCGAGGCCGTCGAGATTATCGAGCGCCAGAAAGCCGAAGCTGCTGAGCTTATTGGCAATGGGGAGCCGGCCAACCTTGAGGAGCAGGCGCTCTCGCTTATCGGTCGCGACGTGTATGTGAAGCTGGTCAAGGGCTATACCGAGAAGCAGTGGGGTCGCAGCTGCACCGAGCTTCCCGCTGATATCATCAAACGCCTGCCTGTGCGTCTGACGTACGATAACAACTACTTCAACGACCGTTGGCAGGGCGTTCCTATGGGCGGCTATACGACGATGGTCCGGCGCATGTTCGGCGATGCGGAGATTCAGCTGTCTACGGAATATCGCGAGTTCAAAGAACAGAACCCCGATATCGCCGACCGCACGATTTACTGTGGTCCCATTGATGAGTACTTCGACTTCAAGTTGGGCACGCTTGAGTATCGCAGCCTTCGTTTCGAAACTGAGACGGTTGAGTGCGAGAACTGGCAGGGCAACGCTGTGGTGAACTACACTGAGCGCGAAGTGCCTTACACTCGTATCATCGAGCACAAGCATTTTGAGAAGCAGGAGTCTCCGGTTTCGGTGATTACTCGTGAGTATCCGGCCGACTGGAAGCCCGGCGATGAGCCGTACTACCCGATCAACGACGAGCGCAACTCGAAGCTGTATGCGGAGTACGAACAGCTGGCCAAACAAGAGGGCAATGTGGTGTTCGCTGGTCGTTTGGGCGGCTATAAGTATTATGATATGGACAAGGCGATTGACGCCGCGTTCGACCTGGTGAAAGACGAATTGGGTATTGATTTGCGCGCCTAG
- a CDS encoding isocitrate/isopropylmalate dehydrogenase family protein, giving the protein MAQHTVTLIPGDGIGLETSAAMQRVVEAAGADIAWEVAEAGAACAEKTGTPLPDETVEAVKRNKVAIKGPCTTPVGTGFRSVNVALRKTLDLYVCLRPVVSLPGAGGRYDDVDLTIVRENSEDLYAGVEFEEGSEAAGKLIQFCADEGAGVIRPDSGISIKPISITATQNIVRYAFDYAVKHGRKKVTAAHKANIMKYSDGLFLRVAREVAKEYEGKVEFDDRIIDAFCMNMVIDPAQFDVVVFPNLYGDIASDLAAGLVGGLGIAPGANIGKEYAVFEAVHGSAPDIAGQNKANPTAEIMSAAMMLDHLGELEIAERIRRGVRAVYADGTVLTGDIRKATGSSAPAASCTEFTDALVAAIKAQA; this is encoded by the coding sequence ATGGCACAGCATACGGTTACGCTGATTCCGGGCGACGGTATTGGCCTTGAGACGTCGGCGGCTATGCAGCGCGTCGTCGAGGCGGCTGGCGCGGATATCGCGTGGGAAGTTGCTGAAGCGGGCGCGGCATGCGCCGAGAAGACGGGCACGCCGTTGCCTGATGAGACGGTTGAGGCCGTCAAGCGCAATAAGGTTGCCATCAAGGGCCCGTGCACCACGCCGGTGGGAACGGGTTTCCGCAGCGTGAACGTTGCGCTGCGCAAAACGCTTGATCTGTACGTGTGCCTGCGCCCCGTGGTTTCGCTGCCGGGTGCCGGTGGGCGATACGATGACGTGGACCTGACCATCGTGCGCGAAAACTCAGAGGACCTGTACGCGGGCGTGGAGTTTGAAGAGGGATCCGAGGCTGCGGGCAAGCTCATCCAGTTCTGCGCCGATGAAGGCGCGGGCGTCATTCGCCCCGACTCGGGCATCTCTATCAAGCCCATCTCCATCACGGCTACGCAGAACATCGTGCGCTATGCGTTCGACTACGCGGTCAAGCATGGCCGTAAGAAGGTTACGGCTGCTCACAAGGCCAATATCATGAAGTATTCCGATGGCTTGTTCCTGCGCGTGGCGCGCGAAGTGGCCAAGGAGTACGAGGGCAAGGTTGAGTTCGACGATCGCATCATCGACGCGTTCTGCATGAACATGGTCATCGACCCGGCCCAGTTCGACGTGGTGGTGTTCCCGAACCTGTACGGCGACATTGCCAGCGACCTGGCAGCGGGCCTGGTGGGCGGCCTGGGCATTGCCCCGGGCGCGAACATCGGCAAGGAATATGCCGTGTTCGAGGCCGTGCACGGTTCGGCGCCCGACATTGCGGGCCAGAACAAGGCCAACCCCACGGCAGAGATCATGTCGGCAGCCATGATGCTTGATCACCTGGGCGAACTGGAAATTGCCGAGCGCATCCGCCGCGGCGTGCGCGCGGTGTACGCCGACGGCACCGTGCTGACGGGCGACATCCGCAAGGCGACGGGCAGCAGCGCCCCGGCCGCAAGCTGCACCGAGTTCACCGACGCGCTTGTGGCGGCCATCAAGGCGCAGGCGTAA